One window from the genome of Tolypothrix sp. NIES-4075 encodes:
- a CDS encoding ABC transporter permease codes for MKKIIKKALTLLSVYYAHMLEYRAESILWVLAGSLPIILMGVWIQAAQNGKFGLTPVDFARYFLAVFLVRQFTVVWVIWEFEKQVVEGKLSPRLLQPLDPAWHHISSHLSERLARIPFTLLLVILFFILYPQTFWLPSFANLLLFAVSVMLAFALRFVIQYTLAMFAFWTERASALENFWYLFYLFLSGLIAPLEVFPEPVRAIVLLTPFPYLINFPASLLVGLPVDITRGFLTMIGWFLVFLGVNRLLWRRGLKQYSGMGA; via the coding sequence ATGAAAAAAATTATTAAAAAAGCCCTAACTTTGCTTTCAGTGTATTACGCCCACATGCTTGAATATCGAGCCGAATCAATTTTATGGGTTCTTGCCGGCTCTTTGCCGATTATTTTGATGGGTGTTTGGATACAAGCAGCGCAAAATGGAAAGTTCGGTTTGACACCAGTGGATTTTGCGCGTTACTTTCTGGCAGTTTTTTTAGTTAGGCAATTTACAGTTGTTTGGGTAATTTGGGAGTTTGAAAAACAAGTAGTAGAAGGCAAACTTTCGCCACGATTGTTACAACCACTCGATCCAGCATGGCATCATATTAGTTCTCATCTTTCCGAAAGACTTGCGCGGATACCGTTTACTTTACTCTTGGTAATATTGTTTTTTATACTTTATCCTCAGACTTTTTGGTTGCCGAGTTTTGCTAACTTGTTGCTGTTTGCAGTGTCGGTAATGCTAGCTTTTGCATTGCGGTTTGTGATTCAATATACTTTAGCGATGTTTGCTTTTTGGACAGAACGAGCTAGCGCGTTAGAAAATTTTTGGTATTTATTTTATTTATTTTTATCGGGACTAATTGCACCTTTGGAAGTTTTTCCCGAACCTGTGAGAGCGATCGTACTTTTAACACCTTTTCCTTATTTGATTAATTTCCCAGCGAGTCTTTTAGTTGGATTACCTGTAGATATAACGCGGGGATTTTTGACAATGATTGGTTGGTTTTTGGTATTTTTGGGTGTAAATCGCTTGCTGTGGCGTCGGGGATTAAAGCAGTATTCTGGAATGGGAGCGTGA
- a CDS encoding HIT family protein, producing MQKQKNKFSHLTAIERTYLSFPAKFLLEKNLLKGKILDFGCGFGNDVKLLQQKGFDITGYDPYYFPEHPHEKFDTIICFYVLNVLFTEEQANVIMGVSHLLKPGGKAYFAVRRDIKREGFREHYIHKKPTYQCTVKLPFNSIKLDDNCEVYEYIHYNRQRNSTNNCIFCNPYTHLSFLTESATAYAMFDGYPVNKGHVLVIPKRHVSNYFDLPLKEQSACWLMVNKVQEIITKKFQPDGFNVGMNINRDAGQNIMHASIHIIPRYKSDTVGAKGGIRNVIPKIK from the coding sequence ATGCAAAAGCAAAAAAACAAATTCAGTCACCTCACCGCAATAGAAAGAACTTATTTATCATTTCCGGCAAAGTTTTTATTGGAAAAAAACCTGCTGAAAGGTAAAATATTAGATTTTGGTTGTGGCTTTGGTAATGATGTTAAATTATTACAACAAAAAGGTTTTGATATTACAGGATACGATCCTTATTATTTTCCAGAACATCCTCATGAAAAATTCGATACAATAATTTGCTTTTATGTTTTAAATGTTTTATTTACCGAAGAACAAGCTAACGTGATTATGGGAGTATCGCACCTCTTAAAACCGGGAGGTAAAGCGTATTTTGCCGTGAGAAGGGATATAAAAAGAGAAGGTTTTCGAGAACATTATATTCATAAAAAGCCTACCTATCAGTGTACTGTGAAACTTCCCTTTAATTCCATTAAATTAGACGATAACTGTGAAGTTTACGAGTATATTCATTATAATCGCCAAAGAAATTCAACCAATAATTGTATATTTTGTAATCCTTATACGCATCTAAGTTTCTTAACCGAATCTGCCACAGCTTATGCCATGTTTGACGGTTATCCTGTAAATAAAGGTCATGTTTTGGTTATCCCCAAACGCCATGTTAGTAATTATTTTGATTTACCATTAAAAGAGCAATCTGCTTGCTGGCTGATGGTTAATAAAGTACAAGAAATTATCACCAAAAAATTTCAACCTGATGGTTTTAATGTGGGGATGAACATTAATCGAGATGCGGGTCAAAATATAATGCACGCGAGTATTCATATCATCCCTCGTTACAAAAGTGATACCGTCGGTGCTAAAGGTGGGATCAGAAATGTGATTCCGAAAATAAAATAG
- a CDS encoding tetratricopeptide repeat protein yields MSGKSHILCGHDMKYYYALPPVLYELKDLQGAVADYNSVLKINPNNAEAYKERQMAEGRRQKERSINKNFSSGYKAQFKQRIVSRRVERDTKRHSRASHVFKRGFISALCLRTSAF; encoded by the coding sequence ATGTCCGGCAAATCACATATATTGTGCGGACATGATATGAAATATTATTACGCGCTTCCACCTGTGTTATATGAATTAAAAGACTTGCAAGGGGCTGTTGCTGATTACAACTCTGTACTGAAGATTAATCCCAACAATGCCGAAGCTTACAAAGAAAGGCAGATGGCAGAGGGCAGAAGGCAGAAGGAAAGAAGTATTAATAAAAACTTTAGTTCTGGGTATAAAGCCCAGTTTAAACAAAGAATTGTATCGAGACGCGTAGAGCGAGATACAAAGCGTCACAGCCGCGCGTCCCACGTTTTTAAACGTGGGTTCATAAGTGCCCTCTGCCTTCGTACTTCTGCCTTCTGA
- a CDS encoding Uma2 family endonuclease: MATQIGEGKSLTELVISWEALPENFQLEDEPVENTSQPILAGALKESLEIAGFIQPQMLIASNFALCATLNGQFIAKAPDWVYVANVNQNLGERKSYTPNLEGDIPAIVMEFLSDSDGGEYSVKRTYPPGKWFFYEQIIKVPIYIIFDASGGLLEFYKLENGRYELQQPNSDGLHWIDSMKLFLGTWQGTKEGRIGYWLRWWDESGNLLPWAVERVEQERQRAEQERQRAEQESQRAEQERQQKEKLIAYLQSQGIDPNTLFSE; encoded by the coding sequence ATGGCAACCCAAATCGGTGAAGGAAAATCTTTGACTGAACTGGTAATTTCTTGGGAAGCTTTACCAGAGAATTTTCAACTTGAGGATGAACCTGTGGAAAATACATCACAGCCAATTTTGGCTGGTGCTTTGAAAGAAAGCTTAGAAATTGCAGGATTTATTCAACCTCAAATGTTGATTGCGTCAAACTTTGCTCTTTGCGCTACTTTAAACGGGCAATTTATTGCTAAAGCACCAGATTGGGTTTATGTTGCAAATGTTAATCAAAATTTAGGAGAACGCAAAAGCTATACACCCAATTTAGAAGGTGATATTCCCGCAATTGTGATGGAATTTCTTTCCGATAGCGATGGGGGAGAATATTCAGTTAAACGAACTTATCCCCCTGGAAAATGGTTTTTCTACGAGCAAATTATCAAAGTTCCCATTTACATAATTTTTGATGCAAGTGGAGGGTTATTAGAATTTTATAAACTGGAAAATGGACGATATGAATTGCAGCAACCTAATTCTGATGGACTTCATTGGATTGATTCAATGAAGTTATTTTTAGGAACTTGGCAAGGAACAAAAGAAGGTAGAATCGGTTACTGGTTGCGTTGGTGGGATGAGTCAGGTAATTTGTTACCGTGGGCAGTAGAAAGGGTAGAACAAGAACGTCAACGCGCTGAACAAGAACGTCAACGTGCTGAACAAGAAAGCCAACGTGCTGAACAAGAACGTCAGCAGAAAGAAAAACTTATTGCCTATTTGCAATCTCAAGGCATCGATCCTAATACTTTATTCTCCGAATAA
- the pruA gene encoding L-glutamate gamma-semialdehyde dehydrogenase codes for MVLQVEKSTYEAKTQEIAKQLLAATQENRSFFASLRDQMRWDDKLLAWAMSNPGLRVQLFRFIDTLPALHSKAEIAAHLQEYLGDDSVELPAALKGMLNFANPDSMPGQVAATTVGTAVETLAHKYISGENIKQVIKTVEKLRKEKMAFTIDLLGEAVITETEAQFYLDRYLELMQQLAEASKSWSKVPAIDEADVAKVQVSVKLTAFYSQFDPLDAKGSEERVSSRIRTLLRRAKDSGASVHFDMEQYAYKNLTFSILKKILLEDEFKQRTDIGMTIQAYLRDSEEDARNLIAWAKQRGYPITIRLVKGAYWDQETIKAAQKHWQQPVYNDKAATDANFETITQLLLENHEYVYAAIGSHNVRSQARAIAIAESLNVPRRCFEMQVLYGMGDKLASALVDRGYRVRVYCPYGELLPGMAYLIRRLLENTANSSFLRQNMENRPVEELIAPPLVRQGDFPPSPTPPLPPSFFAADTDYAEEEAIKLSQEALQDVRRQFGKTYLPLVNGEYVETQDVVDSVNPSNFSEIVGKIGLLSVEQAQEAMKAAKSAFPAWRKTPVKQRAGILRKAGDLMEQRRAEFSAWIVLEVGKPVREADAEVSEAIDFCRYYADEMERLDKGVNYDVPGENNRYIYHPRGIAVVISPWNFPLAIACGMTVAALVAGNCTLLKPAETSSVIAAKLTEVLVEAGIPKGVFQYVPGKGSQVGAYLVNHVDTHVIAFTGSQEVGCRIYAEAAILKPGQKHMKRVIAEMGGKNAIIVDESADLDAAVLGVVQSAFGYSGQKCSACSRVIVVEPIYNTFVERFVEATKSLNIGEADLPSTQVGPCIDAAARDRIREYIQKGHAEAKAVLEMSAPDNGYFIGPVIFSEVSPDSTIAQQEIFGPVVAVIRVKDFEEALEVANGTNYALTGGLYSRTPSHIEQAQSEFEVGNLYVNRNITGAIVARQPFGGFKLSGVGSKAGGPDYLLQFLEPRTITENIQRQGFAPIEGAD; via the coding sequence GTGGTATTACAAGTAGAAAAAAGCACTTACGAAGCGAAAACTCAAGAAATCGCCAAACAGCTTTTAGCAGCGACGCAAGAAAATCGTTCTTTCTTCGCTTCTTTGCGCGATCAAATGCGCTGGGATGATAAATTGCTAGCTTGGGCGATGAGCAATCCTGGATTGCGGGTGCAGCTATTTCGCTTTATCGATACTTTACCCGCTTTACACAGTAAAGCAGAAATCGCGGCGCATTTACAAGAATATTTGGGAGATGATTCTGTAGAATTACCGGCTGCTCTTAAAGGGATGCTAAATTTTGCTAACCCTGATTCTATGCCGGGACAAGTTGCCGCGACAACCGTAGGGACAGCGGTTGAAACTTTAGCACATAAATATATTTCTGGGGAAAATATTAAACAAGTCATCAAAACGGTTGAGAAACTGCGTAAAGAAAAAATGGCTTTCACCATCGATTTGCTGGGTGAAGCGGTAATTACTGAAACTGAAGCGCAGTTTTATCTTGACCGTTATTTGGAATTGATGCAACAACTTGCAGAAGCATCTAAGAGTTGGAGTAAAGTTCCGGCAATTGATGAAGCTGATGTTGCAAAAGTCCAGGTTTCTGTAAAGTTAACTGCGTTTTATTCGCAATTTGACCCGTTAGATGCTAAAGGTAGTGAAGAGCGAGTAAGTTCGCGGATTCGTACTTTGTTACGTCGTGCGAAAGATAGTGGTGCTTCTGTTCACTTTGATATGGAACAGTACGCTTATAAAAACTTAACTTTCAGCATCTTGAAAAAAATCTTGCTAGAAGATGAGTTTAAGCAACGCACAGATATTGGGATGACAATTCAAGCGTATCTGCGCGATAGTGAAGAAGATGCACGTAACTTGATAGCATGGGCAAAACAGCGCGGTTATCCGATTACAATTCGTTTGGTAAAAGGCGCGTATTGGGATCAAGAAACGATTAAAGCTGCACAGAAACATTGGCAACAACCAGTTTACAACGATAAAGCGGCAACGGATGCGAATTTTGAAACGATAACGCAGTTGTTGCTGGAGAATCATGAATATGTGTATGCTGCTATTGGTAGTCATAATGTGCGATCGCAAGCAAGAGCGATCGCTATAGCTGAAAGTTTAAATGTCCCCCGGCGTTGCTTTGAAATGCAAGTTCTGTACGGTATGGGTGATAAACTAGCTTCAGCTTTGGTTGATCGGGGTTATCGAGTTCGAGTTTATTGTCCTTATGGGGAGTTATTGCCAGGAATGGCGTATTTAATTCGCCGTTTGTTGGAAAATACGGCAAATAGTTCGTTTTTGCGGCAAAATATGGAAAATCGTCCGGTTGAGGAGTTAATTGCACCACCTCTTGTCAGACAAGGAGACTTCCCCCCCTCCCCCACTCCCCCACTCCCCCCCTCCTTCTTCGCTGCGGATACGGATTATGCTGAGGAAGAAGCAATAAAGCTTTCTCAGGAAGCTTTGCAAGATGTTCGTCGGCAGTTTGGGAAGACTTATTTACCTTTGGTGAATGGGGAGTATGTAGAAACTCAGGATGTTGTTGATTCTGTTAATCCGTCGAATTTTAGTGAGATTGTGGGGAAAATTGGGCTTCTGAGTGTGGAACAAGCACAAGAAGCGATGAAAGCTGCAAAATCTGCTTTTCCTGCTTGGAGGAAAACTCCGGTGAAGCAACGTGCGGGGATTTTGCGGAAAGCTGGAGATTTGATGGAACAACGCCGTGCTGAGTTTTCGGCTTGGATTGTTTTGGAAGTCGGTAAGCCTGTACGGGAAGCGGATGCGGAGGTTTCTGAGGCGATAGATTTTTGTCGCTATTATGCGGATGAGATGGAACGGTTGGATAAAGGTGTTAATTACGACGTTCCGGGGGAAAATAATCGTTATATTTACCACCCACGAGGAATTGCGGTAGTGATTTCGCCTTGGAATTTTCCTTTGGCGATCGCTTGCGGGATGACTGTTGCTGCTTTGGTTGCAGGTAATTGCACTCTCCTAAAACCGGCGGAAACTTCTTCTGTGATTGCTGCGAAGTTAACGGAGGTCTTGGTGGAAGCGGGAATACCTAAAGGTGTTTTTCAATACGTTCCGGGTAAGGGTTCGCAAGTTGGCGCTTATTTGGTGAATCATGTAGATACTCATGTCATCGCTTTTACAGGTTCGCAAGAAGTAGGTTGTCGAATTTACGCAGAAGCGGCAATTCTTAAACCCGGTCAAAAGCATATGAAGCGAGTAATTGCGGAGATGGGAGGCAAGAATGCGATTATTGTGGATGAAAGTGCTGATTTAGACGCGGCTGTTTTGGGAGTTGTACAATCGGCGTTTGGTTACAGTGGACAAAAATGTTCTGCTTGTTCGCGTGTAATTGTGGTTGAACCAATTTATAATACCTTTGTGGAGCGCTTTGTCGAAGCGACAAAATCGTTGAATATTGGCGAAGCGGATTTACCAAGTACTCAGGTAGGACCATGTATTGATGCTGCGGCACGCGATCGCATCCGCGAGTATATTCAAAAAGGACACGCTGAAGCAAAAGCTGTTTTGGAAATGTCAGCGCCCGATAATGGCTATTTTATCGGACCTGTGATTTTTAGTGAAGTATCGCCAGATTCGACAATTGCTCAACAAGAAATTTTTGGTCCGGTTGTGGCAGTAATTCGGGTCAAGGATTTTGAAGAAGCGTTGGAAGTTGCGAATGGGACAAATTACGCTTTGACTGGAGGACTTTATTCAAGAACTCCTTCGCACATTGAACAAGCGCAGTCTGAGTTTGAAGTCGGTAATTTGTACGTTAATCGCAATATTACAGGTGCGATCGTTGCTCGTCAACCGTTTGGTGGATTTAAGCTTTCGGGAGTAGGTTCTAAGGCTGGAGGTCCCGATTACCTGTTACAATTCTTAGAACCACGCACAATAACGGAAAATATTCAACGTCAAGGTTTTGCACCGATTGAAGGTGCAGATTAA
- a CDS encoding GNAT family N-acetyltransferase, protein MSDLVVRLADFSEFSQIKTIRKVVFQEEQEVEEALEFDGKDEICDHLIAFLDDKAVGTARIRYIDDKTVKIERLAVLSTVRGQGIGKKIIEEALLIIANKKIPEVVINAQEYVKGLYYKFGFAEEGEIFIEAGIPHVKMRKKL, encoded by the coding sequence ATGAGTGATTTAGTTGTTAGATTAGCGGATTTTTCGGAGTTTTCGCAGATTAAGACTATTAGAAAGGTCGTTTTTCAAGAGGAACAAGAAGTTGAAGAAGCTTTAGAGTTTGACGGTAAAGATGAAATATGCGACCATTTGATTGCTTTTTTGGATGATAAAGCTGTGGGAACGGCGAGGATAAGATATATAGATGATAAAACTGTCAAAATAGAAAGGCTTGCTGTATTATCTACGGTTAGAGGTCAAGGTATTGGTAAGAAAATTATCGAAGAGGCGTTGTTAATTATAGCAAACAAAAAGATTCCGGAAGTTGTGATTAACGCGCAAGAGTATGTAAAAGGTTTATACTATAAATTCGGTTTTGCCGAAGAGGGAGAAATATTTATAGAAGCGGGTATTCCTCATGTCAAAATGAGGAAAAAGTTGTAG
- a CDS encoding glycosyltransferase family 39 protein: MAAKKKGNKYNSLLILGLIWLISALCDRIWFTLDRSVPSWDQADYLTGTLNYWRALQNAQWSDAEWWQGFWLLSSKIPPLTYIITAIFQNIFGKSADQATLVMLLFSGILLLSVYGLGKVLFNESVGLWAAALCQILPGLYRLRLEFLLDYPLASVVTLSFYCLTAWTVRGDRETWRLGDLETWRQGEFLNNTPHPPIPPSPHPPLPSLLWAGAFGLSLGLALLVKQTALFFLLTPIAWVGFAALRQRRWGRLAQLLGSLCLSVLVFAPWYRTNWLIILTSGKRATLDSAIAEHEAPLNTLQAWTYYWHQLPNQVSLPLLLVPIFALLLYWGHVREERQKDKETKRQGDKKTRRNLQNSFLPIPPSSPLPLSPSPPTSYSLKWIAIFWVGSYLLSSLNPNKDDRYVLPYLPVLSLFLAYGLTCSRHLWGKRTRFYTVGLAIILMLFNLFPVGGVLGGWMTQTLSPRSQHYPYLGIELPHRQVIAQIIQTEPYLRSTLGVLPSTAKINQHNLNYYGALENFQVYGRQVGIRKKFLEQDRRSLSWFLTKTGNQGSIPETQAAIVEAVQTSPDFQLNKSWKLPDHSLLKLYHQKLPPIEVKSLSAITPRRIILSRVTVPKKAPPGIPVPVTYEWSGSSQELQQGLVLLTWRNTNNSKWLHDHGIAMGNLHSTSNQHLSVIERMAMLPSADTPPGIYTLEAAYLNRVSGEIYPIKVPKVTLQIDPQATATPAPELDLVTQLRILGANLSKGASALEQIFDEVGRINQYDPTQDYLVQGRLTLGYRLEHIAQNRDWAYALALANVLQTRVNDAIASFTKVIQLDAENPYAYGYLAFVHLYNWQPVAAQKSLQPGLAKNPNITELKGLSAVAYLMQGNIIKAWQIYQEFKGNG; this comes from the coding sequence ATGGCTGCCAAAAAAAAGGGAAATAAGTATAATAGTCTGCTGATTCTGGGGTTAATTTGGCTGATATCGGCTTTATGCGATCGCATTTGGTTTACACTAGATCGCTCAGTTCCAAGTTGGGATCAAGCAGATTACCTAACCGGCACGTTAAACTATTGGCGAGCGTTACAAAATGCTCAATGGTCAGATGCAGAATGGTGGCAAGGTTTTTGGTTGCTATCTTCCAAAATACCGCCTTTAACTTACATTATTACAGCTATTTTTCAAAATATCTTTGGAAAAAGTGCAGATCAAGCTACTTTAGTAATGCTGTTATTTAGCGGGATTTTACTTTTGTCAGTTTATGGTTTAGGTAAAGTGCTATTTAACGAGTCTGTAGGTTTATGGGCAGCTGCATTATGTCAAATTTTACCCGGTCTTTATCGCCTACGTTTAGAATTTCTCTTAGATTATCCCCTCGCATCTGTCGTTACTTTAAGTTTTTATTGCCTCACAGCTTGGACAGTTAGGGGAGACAGGGAGACTTGGAGACTTGGAGACTTGGAGACTTGGAGACAAGGAGAATTTTTGAATAATACTCCCCATCCCCCCATCCCCCCATCCCCCCATCCCCCTCTCCCCTCCCTTCTCTGGGCAGGTGCTTTTGGTTTATCGTTAGGATTGGCGTTGTTAGTAAAGCAAACTGCGTTATTCTTTTTATTAACGCCGATCGCTTGGGTAGGATTTGCAGCATTACGTCAACGACGATGGGGACGTTTAGCACAGCTACTAGGTAGTTTATGCTTGTCTGTATTGGTGTTTGCTCCCTGGTATCGTACCAATTGGTTAATTATCCTTACTTCTGGTAAGCGAGCAACATTAGATTCTGCTATTGCTGAACATGAAGCACCTTTAAATACACTACAAGCTTGGACTTATTATTGGCATCAATTACCCAATCAAGTTTCTTTACCTTTATTGCTTGTACCTATATTTGCCTTACTACTCTATTGGGGACATGTTAGGGAAGAAAGACAAAAAGACAAGGAGACAAAAAGACAAGGAGACAAAAAGACAAGGAGAAATTTGCAAAATTCTTTTCTCCCCATCCCCCCCTCTTCCCCTCTCCCCCTCTCCCCCTCTCCCCCAACTTCCTACTCCCTAAAATGGATCGCAATATTTTGGGTGGGAAGTTATCTATTATCATCCCTCAACCCTAACAAGGACGATCGCTATGTCTTACCCTACTTACCAGTATTGTCATTATTCTTGGCTTATGGGTTAACTTGTTCTCGTCATCTTTGGGGAAAGCGTACCCGCTTTTATACTGTTGGTTTGGCAATAATTTTGATGTTATTCAACTTGTTTCCTGTCGGAGGTGTTTTGGGTGGTTGGATGACGCAAACTTTAAGTCCGCGATCGCAGCATTATCCTTATTTAGGAATTGAGTTACCGCACCGACAAGTAATTGCCCAGATTATCCAAACAGAACCATATCTGCGTTCTACGCTGGGAGTTTTGCCTTCTACTGCTAAAATTAACCAGCACAATTTAAATTATTATGGGGCATTAGAGAATTTTCAAGTTTATGGACGACAGGTAGGAATAAGGAAAAAGTTTCTTGAACAAGATAGGCGATCGCTTTCTTGGTTTCTCACCAAAACTGGCAATCAAGGTTCAATTCCCGAAACCCAAGCTGCCATAGTTGAAGCTGTGCAAACATCACCAGATTTCCAGCTAAATAAGTCTTGGAAGTTACCCGATCACAGTCTTCTGAAACTTTATCATCAAAAGCTGCCACCGATAGAAGTAAAATCTTTATCGGCAATAACTCCCCGTCGGATTATTCTATCACGAGTCACAGTCCCCAAAAAAGCGCCGCCAGGAATACCTGTACCTGTAACTTATGAGTGGTCTGGTTCCTCGCAAGAGTTACAACAAGGTTTGGTATTATTAACTTGGCGAAACACCAATAATTCCAAATGGTTACACGATCACGGTATCGCAATGGGCAATTTGCATTCCACTTCAAATCAGCATTTATCAGTTATTGAAAGAATGGCGATGCTACCAAGTGCCGATACACCACCAGGAATTTACACCTTAGAAGCAGCTTATCTCAATCGAGTTTCTGGCGAAATTTATCCGATTAAAGTGCCCAAAGTTACTTTGCAAATCGACCCTCAAGCCACCGCTACACCAGCACCTGAGTTAGATTTAGTAACGCAATTACGCATATTAGGAGCTAATTTATCCAAAGGTGCATCGGCACTAGAACAAATATTTGATGAAGTTGGACGTATTAATCAATACGATCCAACTCAGGATTATTTGGTACAAGGAAGATTAACATTAGGATATAGATTAGAGCATATTGCTCAAAATCGTGATTGGGCGTATGCTTTAGCTTTAGCAAATGTATTGCAAACAAGAGTCAATGATGCGATCGCATCTTTTACTAAAGTAATTCAGTTAGACGCAGAAAATCCCTATGCTTACGGCTATCTAGCATTTGTCCATCTCTATAATTGGCAACCAGTAGCAGCGCAAAAATCCCTACAACCCGGTTTAGCCAAAAACCCCAACATAACTGAACTAAAGGGACTTTCAGCAGTTGCCTACCTCATGCAAGGAAACATAATTAAAGCATGGCAGATTTATCAAGAATTTAAAGGGAATGGCTAA